A single genomic interval of Brevibacillus brevis harbors:
- a CDS encoding PspC domain-containing protein: protein MKRQLKRSSTDKSILGVCGGIADFFGISSLIVRLIFTVLIPVLGVVYIVLGNVLEEDRRL from the coding sequence ATGAAGAGACAGTTGAAAAGATCTTCTACTGACAAATCTATTCTAGGTGTTTGTGGTGGTATTGCAGATTTTTTTGGTATCTCTTCATTGATTGTGAGACTTATTTTTACTGTTTTGATCCCTGTTTTAGGTGTTGTGTATATAGTTTTAGGGAATGTTCTCGAAGAAGATAGACGATTATAA
- a CDS encoding DUF5626 family protein, with amino-acid sequence MKKLVSVMSIFALTLGIFSQSIFAEETRSVSKISQAHIAELKHSFNELGIDEKTQNTLIKKLESGQILDSMKEENIQKTINKRSFNIEKGLDQSEVVTFADGSKIKYGVRPVNSGIKSVAPGSYTVESYWATGTVNYSYYNDYTIVKGINNDFISKAYNPTVAVIGGTFTTPTVTIHRAKETSSKYAYSQMDFTYTFSLPLPPVSATAKLYFNVGNDDYDTTLSLSDTK; translated from the coding sequence TTGAAAAAATTAGTTTCAGTTATGTCGATTTTTGCGTTAACGTTAGGTATTTTTTCTCAAAGCATCTTTGCAGAAGAAACTAGAAGTGTTTCTAAGATTAGTCAAGCTCATATTGCAGAATTAAAACATAGTTTTAATGAATTGGGTATAGACGAAAAAACACAGAATACTTTAATAAAGAAATTAGAAAGCGGTCAAATATTGGATTCTATGAAAGAGGAGAATATCCAAAAGACTATTAATAAAAGGTCTTTTAATATTGAGAAAGGTTTAGATCAGTCTGAAGTAGTTACTTTTGCTGATGGTTCTAAAATAAAGTATGGAGTTAGACCAGTAAATTCAGGGATTAAGTCGGTTGCTCCTGGGAGTTACACAGTTGAGTCTTACTGGGCTACAGGAACTGTCAATTATTCTTACTACAACGACTATACTATTGTAAAAGGTATCAATAATGATTTTATATCAAAAGCTTATAATCCGACTGTTGCCGTAATTGGAGGAACTTTTACTACTCCTACTGTGACTATACACAGAGCAAAAGAAACTAGTTCGAAATATGCTTATAGTCAAATGGATTTTACTTATACATTCAGTCTACCTCTACCACCTGTATCAGCTACGGCGAAACTTTATTTTAATGTAGGAAACGATGATTATGACACTACACTTAGTTTATCTGACACGAAATAA
- a CDS encoding helix-turn-helix domain-containing protein, whose translation MIGDLVKEYRGRANLTLTELSEKTTLSHATISKIENNGVQRPNPRHLLTLAEVLGIPFDQIIGGCVNYVRNPEMLSLLLDKAITHKHHRLIQKISEKILECTRMDTFQTLDHLYQYAGLVKDVKIQVLLYDTILKYAREHGTPVYLARALFQKYLIKRKDLARREQSYNEGKEVVHYLNYLHENDQVIALYRLGLQAFSLKLYSECIEFCRKGLSKNQEVSELQAAATLATCNSYLFLEDYILASVYLKEYEKFDYPYVQENAEYLRAIIYSKTEDYRKATPLFEKCLERSKPDARIPIANDLLNIFLKMEDANAARNIFHQEAAILPAKIETPYMFDQVGLYYSLKGKFLIEQGMFDAGIECLQKSIQYYGEIGAHSEIIENTSLIIRSHVVHGKMLNLEVLQELDSLYNVIIRKN comes from the coding sequence TTGATTGGTGATCTTGTAAAAGAATACAGAGGTCGTGCGAATTTGACTTTAACTGAATTATCGGAGAAGACTACTCTCTCTCATGCTACCATCAGTAAGATCGAAAATAACGGCGTTCAGAGACCGAATCCACGCCATCTCCTTACACTAGCTGAGGTTCTGGGGATACCCTTCGACCAGATAATAGGCGGTTGTGTTAACTATGTAAGAAACCCTGAAATGCTGAGCCTCTTGCTGGACAAGGCTATCACTCATAAGCATCACAGATTAATTCAGAAAATATCCGAAAAAATATTAGAGTGTACCAGAATGGATACATTTCAGACATTAGACCACCTTTACCAATATGCCGGTCTAGTGAAAGATGTAAAAATTCAAGTGCTGCTTTACGATACGATTTTGAAATACGCTCGTGAGCATGGAACTCCTGTTTATCTTGCCCGCGCGCTTTTCCAAAAATATTTGATTAAGCGTAAAGACTTAGCTCGACGAGAACAGTCCTACAACGAAGGAAAAGAGGTAGTGCACTACTTGAATTACCTCCATGAAAATGATCAGGTAATTGCTCTCTACCGACTGGGATTACAAGCGTTTAGTTTGAAACTGTACAGTGAATGTATTGAATTTTGTCGAAAGGGATTGTCCAAAAATCAGGAAGTGAGTGAGTTACAAGCAGCAGCAACTTTGGCAACTTGCAATTCCTATTTGTTTTTAGAAGATTACATACTTGCTAGCGTTTATCTGAAGGAATATGAAAAATTCGATTATCCATATGTACAAGAAAATGCCGAATATCTACGGGCCATTATTTATTCCAAAACCGAAGACTATAGAAAGGCAACTCCGTTATTTGAGAAGTGCTTGGAACGCTCAAAACCAGATGCACGAATTCCCATTGCAAACGACTTACTGAACATTTTTCTTAAAATGGAGGATGCTAACGCAGCACGAAATATTTTTCACCAAGAAGCCGCTATTTTACCCGCTAAGATCGAAACACCATATATGTTCGATCAAGTAGGACTCTACTACAGCTTAAAAGGGAAATTCTTGATCGAGCAAGGCATGTTTGATGCGGGAATAGAGTGTTTACAGAAGAGTATTCAATATTACGGTGAAATTGGTGCTCATAGCGAGATTATCGAAAATACATCACTAATTATTCGTTCTCATGTAGTTCACGGAAAAATGTTGAATTTAGAGGTGTTACAGGAACTCGACAGCCTATATAATGTAATTATTAGAAAAAATTGA